TCCCGTACGGCGGCGGCGCCCGTGCCGTGCACAGGGCCACCGCCCGGGACGTATGCGCCGCGCGAGGGCTCTTGTCTCGCTCGCCGGACCCGCCCTCCTCGGGCGGACCGGCGAAAGTCTGCTGGTCCATGCGCCTGCCGGGCCCGGGGTGGCTCCCTCGTCCACCGGCGGCGCTTCGACACCGTCCCTACCCGGTGCCGTCCCCTGCCGTGGGCGGGGTTCCGCTCGCGACCTGCGGTGTGGCGGCGAGGGCCGCGGCATCGTCGCGGTCCGGCGCGAGCGGATCGGTCACCATGCCGGTCTCCGCGTCGAGCGGCCCCTGCGCCAGCCTGGTCACCGCTGCCGGGACCGGCGGCGCCAGGTCAGCCGCGACTCGCAGGCCGGACAGGACGTCGTCGGGTCGTACGGCAGGTGTCAGGTGCCGCACTACCAGGCGCAGTATCGCACAAGGACCCGCCTGCGGCCTATCGCCCCCGGCCGGGAGCACATCGAGCGCGGCCACCGCGCCGCGCGTGTCGAAGGTCCTCATCCCCTTCTTCGTCTGCCGTTCCACCTCGACCGTCTCCGCGGCGAGGAAGGCGCGGACCGCCTCCTGCGCCGTGGCGGGCGGCACGCCGTCGAGCCGCAGCTCCCACACCGACGCCCCCAGCCGGTCGGCGAGTCCCGGGGCGCGGGCCTCGACGGCGTCGACGACGTCGAGACCGTCGGGCAGGGACTCGTCGAGCAGCGCCCGCAGCAGCTCCGGGTCGCGGGCCTCGGCGAGCGCGATCTCCAGGTACTCGGCCTCGCTCGCCGTCCCCGTGGGGGCGGCGTTCGCGTACGAGACCTTGGGGTGGGGGGTGAATCCCGCGGAGTACGCCATGGGCACCTCGGCCCGGCGCAGCGCCCGCTCGAAGGCGCGCTGGAAGTCGCGGTGACTGTTGAACCGGAGGCGGCCGCGCTTGGTGTAGCGGAGTCGGATGCGCTGCACCGCGGGTGCGGGCGGCGGGCCTTCGGGCTGTCGCTTGCCCAGAGTCGTTCAGTCCTTCGTCCGTGAGCTTGTCCTGCCCCCAGGGTACGTGCCCGCTTTTCCGGCGGCTCCGCTCAGTCGGCCTTTCCGCTGCGTCTCCTCTGCGTCGTACGGACGCCGCGCCGGCCGCCCGCGCCGCCGCGGGCCGCCCGCCGCCCTACTCCTTCGGCTCCCCCGTGGCGACCCAGTACCGCAGCTTGAGCCCCCGCCGGTCCTCGAACACGCCCCCGTTGGCCTCGATGACCTTCCGCGACGCGACGTTGTCGTGGTCGCAGGTCACCAGCACCTCCGCAAGCCCCAGACCGCGGGCCACCGGCAGCGCCTCGCGCAGCATGGCGGTGGCGTGGCCACGGCGGCGGGCGGTGGGGCGGACGTCGTAGCCGATGTGCCCGCCCTGCTCCCGCAGCCAGCCGGTGAGCGAGTGCCGGATGGCGATCCGGCCGAGGTAGGCGTCCCCGTCCACGTACCAGAGCGTGGTGCAGTGCACCCAGCCGGGGCGGATCATCGGGATGGTCTCGTCGGCCTCGGCGCGCAGCCCCGCGACGTACGAGGCGAAGACCGCGGGGTCGTGCCAGCGCCGGCGCCAGCGGCGCAGGTCCTGGCCGATGGACGTGTCGTCGCCGACCGCGCCCCTGCCCTCGGCCTCGAACTCCTTCATCGCCCCGGCGAAGGAGGCACGGAATCGAATGTGGGGGGTGGTCAGTTGCGGCATCGCCCCATGCTTACGGCGTCCGGAGGGTCGCGGCAACCGGATAACCGGAGGTCACAGCGTATTCACAAATCAGTTGAGGCGGATGCGCACGGTGAGGCGCAAGGGAGAATTTCCGTTAATCAAGGGCTTTGTGGAAGCATGACACTGAAAGTGTCCTTTTCCTCACTGGTGGTGACCATGGGCCAGCACGCCTCCCGATTCCCCTCCCGTACGCAACGCGCCCTGCTGCGCGCCGGCCTGACCGCGGCGGCGGCCGGGTCCGCGCTCGCGGCCGGCGGAGCCGCGGGCGCCGCCGCGGCGCCCGCGGACGGCCCGGCAAGCAGGGCGCTCGACACGCTGGACGAGCTGAAGGTCGGTGAGGACAACGAGATCGACGCCGAACAGGTGGCAGCGGCCCTGGCCGGCGTCTCCCAGGGCGTGGACACGACCAGGCAGACCGCGCTCGGGCCGCTGACGGCCCTCCGGCTCAACCCGATGGCCAAGACCGGCTCCGACCCGCTGGACAACTCGGTGGGCACCGCGGTCGGCGAGGGTGGTGCGCCGGTGAGCACGGCCGCGGTCACCGGGCCGCTGGCCGAGGGCGCCTCGCTGGGCGAGCTGCCGACGGCCGGCCCGGTCGTCTCGGGCCTCGTCGACTGAGGGCGGCCGCCCGGGAACCGGGCGGAGGACCGGCGCGGACGGCCCGCGGAGTTCGCTCCGCGGGCCGTCCGCGTGCGCCGGGGCCCGCCGCCGTCGTCCGTGCCCGCCGTACGCGCCCCGCGCAAGGCCCCGGCCCGGGGCGAGTGGGACTCGCCCCGGGCCGGGTGCCGGGTTTCCCCGTGTGGTGCGGACTCAGCCGGCGTCGTTGCCCGCGCCGTTGCCCGAGAGGATCGGGAAGTCGTCCAGCAGGTGGGACAGCGGGGCGTCGCCCTGGTCCGCGCTGGAGTTCTTGGCGCAGGTCTGGTTCTGGTTCTGGCTCAGGATCTCGGAGACGGCGGTCGTGCCGGCGAAGTTCTTCGCGACCTGGGGCAGCGCGATGCAGGGCTCGTTGAACGAGCCGTTGATCAGGCTCATGTTCGGGCTCATGTAGCCACCCGTCTTGGTGTTGCCGTATGCCTGCGTCGAGCCGTTGCCGTTGGCGTACGGGCCGTCACCGGTGTCGTCGGCGGCGAGCGCCTGCGGGGCGGCCATCGCCGAGGCGCCGAGCATGGTGACGGCAACCGCCGCGGTCTTCAGGTACTTCTTCATGATGTTCTTTCCTTTTCCACCTGAGGGAACAACGATGCGGGCACGCTGTACAACTCCGCACCCTTGAGTGAGTTATCCGGTACCGCCCGTTCGGACGATCGGATTGTGTTCCGGAGCGAAACCGACCGCTCAGGAGCCGCCGCGCGACTCCGCACCGGCGGGCGCCAGGGCGTTCTGTGGCAGGGCGCCCTGGATGACGTCGTGCGCCGCTTCGCCGACCGGTCGGGTCAGCTCCCGGACCGCCGGCCCGTCGACCGGCAGGTTGTGCTGCACCAGTTCGGTCGGCGGCCGGTTGACCAGACCCTCCACGGCCTGCTGGGCCGCGGCGTCCAGACTCAGGTCCGGGCTGGTGAGCCCGGGGTCGATGGCGCCCGCCTGGCCGGCAGTGCCGAGCGCCAGGGCGGCACCGCACAGGACCACGGCAGACTTGACGTACTTCACTTGGCATCCTTTCCGCCACGGAGTCATCGGGCGAATTCCTTACCGTCGGAGCGACGGCCGTTCTCCCGAAACCCCACCTTCGTTAGTCGAAACGAGGGCGGCGCGCCGACGACACGGTACGCGGAATAATTGCCTGCAAGTCCCCCGTGCGGAGCAATGATGCGATTGTCGACGTAACCCGGAAATGCGGCGGCGGAATGCCGAGAAATTCCAGGGGACGGGCACGGAAAAGCCCCGGGACCGGCTTTCGGGCCCGGGGCTCACCCGTGTTGTCGCCCACGCGTGCGGGTCTCGTCAGCCGGCCCGAAGGCCGGCCCGCGTCACCCCTCGTTTCCGCCCGTCGGGCCGTTGACCACGCTCAGCGGCAGCAGCTTCTTGCCCGTCGGGCCGATCTGGATCTCCGTGTCGAGCTGCGGGCAGACGCCGCAGTCGAAGCAGGGCGTCCAGCGGCAGTCCTCGACCTCGGTCTCGTCGAGCGCGTCCTGCCAGTCCTCCCAGAGCCAGTCCTTGTCCAGGCCGGAGTCCAGGTGGTCCCAGGGCAGGACCTCCTCGTAGGAGCGCTCGCGGGTCGTGTACCAGTCGACGTCCACGCCGTGCGCCGGGAGGGCCTTCTCCGCGGAGCGCATCCAGCGCTCGTACGAGAAGTGCTCCCGCCAGCCGTCGAAGCGGCCGCCGTCCTCGTAGACCGCGCGGATGACGTCGCCGACGCGGCGGTCGCCGCGGGAGAGCAGGCCCTCGACGATGCCGGGCTTGCCGTCGTGGTAGCGGAAGCCGATGGCGCGGCCGTGCCTCTTGTCGGCGCGGATGCGGTCGCGCAACTTCTCGAGACGGGCGTCGGTGTCCTCGGCGGAGAGCTGCGGGGCCCACTGGAACGGCGTGTGCGGCTTGGGCACGAAGCCGCCGATGGAGACGGTGCAGCGGATGTCGTTGGACCGCGCGACCTCGCGGCCCTTGGCGATGACCTTGGCCGCCATGTCCGCGATCTGCACGACGTCCTCGTCGGTCTCGGTCGGCAGCCCGCACATGAAGTAGAGCTTGACCTGCCGCCAGCCGTTGCCGTACGCGGTGGCGACGGTGCGGATCAGGTCCTCCTCCGAGACCATCTTGTTGATGACCTTGCGGATGCGCTCCGTGGCGCCCTCGGGGGCGAAGGTGAGGCCGGAGCGGCGGCCGTTGCGCGTCAGCTCGTTGGCCAGGTCGATGTTGAAGGCGTCGACCCGGGTGGAGGGCAGCGACAGGCCGACCTTGTCCTCCTCGTAGCGGTCGGCGAGGCCCTTGGCGACGTCGCCGATCTCGCTGTGGTCGGCCGACGACAGCGACAGCAGGCCGACTTCCTCGAAGCCGGTGGCCTTCAGGCCCCTGTCGACCATCTCGCCGATGCCGGTGATGCTGCGCTCCCGTACCGGCCGGGTGATCATGCCCGCCTGGCAGAAGCGGCAGCCGCGGGTGCAGCCGCGGAAGATCTCGACGCTCATCCGCTCGTGCACGGTCTCGGCCATCGGCACCAGCGGCTGCTTCGGGTACGGCCACTCGTCGAGGTCCATGACGGTGTGCTTGGAGACCCGCCACGGCACGCCGGAGCGGTTCGGCACGACCCGGGCGATGCGGCCGTCGGGCAGGTACTCCACGTCGTAGAAGGACGGGACGTACACCCCGCCGGTCTTCGCCAGCCGCAGCAGCAGCTCCTCGCGCCCGCCCGGACGGCCCTCGGCCTTCCACGCCTTGACGATGTCGGTCATCGTCAGCACGGCCTGCTCGCCGTCGCCGATCACCGCGCAGTCCACGAAGGCGGCGATCGGCTCCGGGTTGAACGCGGCGTGCCCGCCGGCGACGACGATCGGGTCGTCGTCGCCGCGGTCGGCGGCGGCCAGCGGGATGCCGGCGAGGTCGAGGGCCGTCAGCAGGTTGGTGTAGCCCAGCTCGGTGGCGAAGGAGACGCCGAGCAGGTCGAAGGCGCGCACGGGACGGTGGCTGTCCACGGTGAACTGCGGCACGTCGTGCGCGCGCATCAGCTCCTCCAGGTCGGGCCACACGCTGTACGTGCGCTCGGCGAGGGTGTCCGCGCGCTCGTTCAGCACCTCGTAGAGGATCATGACGCCCTGGTTGGGCAGGCCGACCTCGTAGGCGTCCGGGTACATCAGCGCCCAGTGGACGTCGACCGCGTCCCAGTCCTTGACGGTGGAGTTCAGCTCACCGCCGACGTACTGGATCGGCTTCTGGACGTGCGGGAGGAGGGCTTCCAGGCGGGGGAAGACCGACTCGACGGTGGGTGCGGGCACGGCAGTCATCGGGAAAGCTGTCCTCGTCGGTCCTGTGGTATGTACGCGGGTGACCATCCAGCGTAGCGCGCGCCCCGCGCGTGCCCCTCTTCACGCTGCTCAGAGATGCTTCCGGGACAGCCGCGGAAGCAGGTCGCGCAGCTCCGCGGCACGCGCCTCCTCGCGCGCGTAGAGGACGCCGTACGTGAACGAGGGCTCCCCCGCGGCCTGCGCCTGCACCGCGATCTCGCGCAGCGCGGACCGCGCCAGCACCCCGTCCTGGTAGTCGCCCAGCAACTCCTGGACCTCCCGCATCAGCGACGTGACGGTCTTGGCCTCCCGGCCCAGCGCGGGGCGGGCGACCTCGGCCGCGTAGCGGGTGCGCTTGGCGGCCTTGCGGGTCTCGTGGATGGCGGTGTCGCGGTCGGGGCCCGGCGCGAGGTCGAAGGTCTCCTGGAGGGAGCCGGCGAAGCGGCGGTACTGGCGGTCGACGGCCTTGCGCAGCACGGGCTCCGCGGGGCGTTCCGCGGCGGTGCGCAGCGGCGGGTCGGTGAGGATCGCGTCGAGGGCGTCGAGCAGGGCGAGGTAGCGGCCGCCGTCGAGCACGGCGACGATACGGCGCCGGGAGCCGGTGCGGCGGGCGGCGGACCAGGTGCGCAGCCGGCCGCGGACGGGGCCGAGGACGAGCGGGCGGTCCAGCTCCGCGAGAGCGGCGTGGATGCGCTCGGTGAGCACCTCGCGGTCGCGGTCGACGCCGAGTTCGCCGGCCAGCCAGCGGAGTTCCGCGGAGACCGGGTCGGTGACGGTGCGGTCGAGCACGGCGCGGTAGCTGCGGAAGGTGCTGCGCAGCCGGCGGCTTGCGACGCGCATCTGGTGCACGGCGTCGGGCTGGTCGCGGCGGACGGCGGGGTCGAGCTCGACGACGGCGGTGATCTGGGCGCGTACGTAGTCGAGGACGAGGTCGCCGGCGGGGCGGGCGGCGGGCTCGGGGTGCTTCTTGCCGGCGGCCTTCTTCTTCTCCCCCTTCTTGCCCGGCTTCTTCTTGTCCGGCTTCTTCTTGTCCGCGCTCTTCTTCTTGCCGTCCTTGCCGGTGTTCGGCTTCTTGTCGTTCTTCTTGTCGCCCTTCTGCTTCCGCTCGTCCGTCTCCGCCAGCGCCCGCGCCAGCTTCGACGGCGCCGTGGAGCGCCGCAGCCCCGCCCCGGTCAGCGCCGCGTCCACCGCGTCCAGCACCTCCGGGTCTCCCCCGGCGCTCAGCTCGGCCTCCACCTCGGCCCACCGCGCCGTCGCCCCCGTCTCCGGGCGCTCCGCGGTCACCCGGTCGACGGAGACCTCCGCGACCGGTTCGCCGTCCGCGTCGAGCAGTTGGTGGACGTCCCGCTCCGTGCGGATGCGGACGACGGGCGCCAGCTCGGCGTCGCGCGTACGGGAGCGGACGAGGGCCGCGAGGCGGCGCGGGATGCCCTCGCCGAGCGGGGCACGGATCTCGTCGCGTACGCCCGCGGCGACCGGCAGCTTCAGATGCCAGCCCGCGTCGTCGCCGCCCGTGCGGCGGCGCAGGGTGATGCCGTCGGCCGCCAGCCGGCGGGCGGCCGTGTCGTAGTAGACGGCGTCGAGCAGAGCGGTGCCCTGGTCGATCACCGACGCCACGCCGTGGACGCCCGTCAGGTCCGGCAGCGGGGGCAGTTCGCGGGTGCCCGCCGTGGCCTCGTACTTCCGCTCGATCTCGCGCACCGTGTCCACCATGAATCGAATTTAGCCGCGGATGGGCGAGGGGTCATGAGGTACGCGGCGCCGGATCACGGGAATGTGCCGGGTGGCGAGGGTCCCGGGGGTGTCCTAGCGTCGCGCCTGGAACGACAAGGAGCTCGCCCATGGCCCAGACGCGCACCATCCCCGCCATCAGCTACGCCGAGGACATCGACGAGGGCGTGACCGGTGTGGACGCCGGGCTGCTGGTGCTGCGGGCGGTGGCCGGCGTGATCCTGGCGGGGCACGGGGCGCAGAAGCTCCTCGGCTGGTTCGATGGCCCGGGGTTCGACGCGACGGCGGCGACGCTGGCAGGGGCCGGCTATCCCTCCGGGCGGACGATGACGTGGGTGCTGGGGCTGAGCGAGATCGTGGGCGGGTTCGCGCTGGTCATCGGCTTCCTCACCCCGTTGGCGGCCGCCGCGGTGATCGGCGTGATGATCAACGCGGTCGCCTTCAAGTGGGGCTACGACTGGAGTGGCCCGATCGCGGCGACGGATCCGCGGGGCATCGAGTACGAGTTCCTGCTCGGCGCCGCGGGCGTGGCGCTGGCGCTGACCGGGGCGGGGCTGGTCTCCGTGGACGGTGCGCTCGGACGCGGCGGGAGGCTCGCGCCGGGGCTGGCCGCGGTGCTGCTGGGGGTGGCGGCGGGGGTGGGCGTGCTCATCCTGCGGCGGCTGTAGCGCGGGCGGGCCCCGGCTCCGTAGCGCCGGGCCTCACCTCGCAGCGGCGCTCAGGCGGAGAGGGGCCGCTGCGCCTTGATGGACTGCAGCAGTCCCACCGCGATCCACACCGCGAACATCGACGAGCCGCCGTAGCTGACGAACGGCAGCGGCAGGCCCGCCACCGGCATGATGCCGAGCGTCATCCCGATGTTCTCGAACGCCTGGAACGCGAACCACGCCACCACGCCCGCCGCCACGATCGTGCCGTACAGGTCGCTGGCGTCCCGCGCGATCCGGCAGGCCCGCCACAGCATCACGCCGAGCAGCACCAGGATGAGCCCCGCGCCGACGAAGCCCAGCTCCTCGCCCGCGACCGTGAAGATGAAGTCGGTCTGCTGCTCGGGCACGAACTGGCCGGTCGTCTGGCTGCCTTCGCCCAGGCCCTTGCCGGTCGCGCCGCCGGAGCCGATGGCGATACGGGCCTGGTTGGTGTTGTAACCGACGCCCGCCGGGTCGAGCGCCGGGTTGGCGAAGGCGGCGAAGCGGGCGACCTGGTACTCGTCGAGCATGCCCAGCGAGACGATCAGCGCCGCGCCGCCGACGCCCGCCAGTACCAGCCCCAGCACCCAGCGGTTCGACGCGCCCGAGGCCAGCAGCACGCCCAGCACGATCGACGTCAGCACCATCGCCGAGCCGAGGTCCGGCATCAGCACGACGATCCCGATGGGCACCGCGGCCAGGCCGAGGGCCTGGACGACGGTGCGGTGGTCGGGGTGCTCGCGGTCGCCTGCGTCGACCCGGGCGGCGAGGATCATCGCCATCCCCAGGATGATCGTGATCTTGGTGAACTCGGCCGGCTGGACCGTGAAGCCGCCGCCGAGGTCGAGCCAGGCGCGGGAGCCGTTGATGGTGCTGCCCAGCGGGCTGAGCACCATCGCGACGAGCACCAGCGACAGCCCGTAGAGCACGGGCACCACCCCGCGCAGCGTGCGGTGGCCCACCCAGACGGTGGCGGCCATCAGCGCGATGCCGATGGTGGTGAAGATCGCGTGCCTCATCACGAAGAAGTACGGGTCGCCGCCGGTGAGGTCGTCGCGGTTGCGGGTCGCCGACCAGACCAGCGCCGTGCCCAGGACGGAGAGCGCGAGCCCGGAGAACATCAGCATCCAGTCGACCCGGCGCACCAGCGAGTCGCGCGCGGTCAGCCTGCCCCACGTGCCCAGCTCGGGGGTGAAGCGCCGGACCGAGTACCCCTCTGCGGCCGTCATCGCGCCTCGATCCTGCCGTCCGGCGAGATCTTCGGCAGCTTCTTCTCCGGCTCGGGCAGCAGCGCCTTCTTCTTGCCGCCGACGCCGTAGAGCGCGTCGTAGACGGCGCGGACCGCGGGCGCCGAGGCGCCGGAGCCGGTGCCACCCTGGGACATGGTCATGACGATCGCGTATTCGTCGGTGTACGTCGCGAACCACGAGGTCGTCTGCTTGCCGTAGACCTCGGCGGTGCCGGTCTTCGCGTGCATCGGGATCTTCTCCTGCGGCCAGCCGCCGAAGCGCCAGGCGGCGGTGCCGCGGGTGGCCACGCCCGCGAGGGCGTTGTCCATGGCCGCGCGCGTCTCCTTGTCCATCGGCAGCTTGCCGTGCTCCTCCGGCTCGATCATGTCGACCTTCTTGCCGTCGGCGCTGACGATGGCCTTGCCGACGGTCGGCTTGTAGAGCGTGCCGCCGTTGGCGAGGGCCGCGTACATCGTCGCCATCTGTATCGGGGTGACGAGCGTGTCGCCCTGGCCGATGGAGTAGTTGACGGAGTCACCGGCACGCATCTGCATGCCCTCCCGGCAGTTCTCGTACGCGATGCGCTGGGCGTAGTCGCCGTCCTTCTTGCCCTGCTTGCACCAGGCGTCCTTGTTGGCCCGCCAGTAGTCCTTCTTCCACTGCCTGTCGGGCACCCGGCCGGGGACCTCGTTGGGGAGGTCGACGCCGGTCTCCGCGCCGAGGCCGAACTGGTGTGCGGTCTTGTAGAACCAGTCGTCGGGCTTCTTCTTCGGCTTGATACCGCCGTCGTTCTGCCACTCCTGGTGCGCCAGCCGGTAGTAGACCGTGTCGCAGGAGACCTCCAGCGCGCGGCCGAGGCCGATGGCGCCGTAGCTCTGCGACTCGAAGTTCTTGAAGACCTGGCCGCCGATGCTGTAGTCGCTGCTGCACTCGTAGCTGCCGTCGAAGTCGTAGCCGGCGTTGACCGCGGCCGCCGTCGGGATCGGCTTGAAGATCGAGCCGGGCGCCGACTGGCCCTGGATCGCCCGGTTGAGCAGCGGGTAGTTGGCCTTCTTGCCGGTGAGCCTCTTGTACGTGCCGGAGTCGATGCCGCCGACCCAGTCGTTCGGGTCGTACGACGGGTTGGACGCCATGGCGACGATGCGGCCGGTGGCGGCCTCCATCACCACCATCGCGCCGGAGTCCGCCTTGTAGTTCGTGCCGGTGTTGTCGTCGAACTCGGTGCGGGCCTTCTCCATCGCCTTCTCCAGCTCCGCCTCGGCCAGCGCCTGCACCCGCGAATCGATGCTCGTGACCAGGTTGGAGCCGGGCACGCCCGGCTGCTTGTCGGCCTCTCCTATCACCCGGCCGAGCTTGTCGACGCGGTAGCTCGTCACCCCGGCCTGGCCGCGCAGTTCGGAGTCGTAGGAGCGCTCCAGGCCCGAGCGGCCGATCTGGTCGGTGCGCAGCAGCGGGTTGTCGCTGTCCTCGGCGTCGGCGATCTCCTCGTCGGTGACCGGGGAGAGATAGCCGAGCACCTGGGCGGTGTTCGCGTCGTTCGGCGAGCCGTAGCGGCGGACGGCGCTGGGCTCCGCGGTGATGCCGGGGAACTCCTCGGCGCGCTCGCGGATCTGCAGCGCCTGGCGGGCCGTGGCCTCGTCGGTGATGGGGATCGGCTGGTACGGGGAGCCGTTCCAGCAGGGCTTGGGGGTCTTGGCGTCGCAGAGCCGGACCCGCTCCATGACGGTCTTGGGGTCCATGCCGAGCACGTCGGCGAGCTTGGTCAGTATCGCCTCGCCGTCGTCGTCCATCTTCATCAGGTCGGTGCGGCTGGCGGAGACCACGAGGCGGGTCTCGTTGTCGGCGAGCGGTTCGCCGCGGGAGTCGAGGATGGAGCCGCGTACGGCGGGCTCGATGACCTGCTGGACGTGGTTGCCCGCGGCCTCCGCCTCGTACTCGTCGCCGTTGCGGATCTGCAGGTACCACAGCCGGCCGCCGAGCGTGAGCAGCAGCGAGAGCACGAGGACCTGGATGCCGACGAGCCGGACGGTGACCCGGGTGGACTTGCCGGTCTCCGGGATGTTGGTCACAGCCGCTTCACCCCTTTGATGCGGGTGGCCTTGGCGGCCTTGGACTTGGGGCCGAACAGGTTGCCGCGCTGCCGGCCGATGCCGCCGCGGCCGTAGGAGCGGGCGCGCTTGACGGCGGTGCGGCTGACCGTGCCGCCGGCCAGCCAGCGGTACGAGGAGTCGCCCGCGGCCGAGCCGCCGGTGGCGGTCTCGGCGGCCTCGGCGGTCGTGTCCCGGTCGGCCTTGCGGGCCAGCGCCATCACCAGCGGCACGGTGAACGGGGCGAGCAGCAGGTCGTAGATCGCGGCGGTGAAGACCAGGCTGCCCAGGCCCACGCCGCGCACCGAGCCCTCGCCGACGAGGGCGCCGACGCCCGCGTACAGCAGCGTGGAGCCGACGGCGGCGCAGCCGACGACCATCATCGGGCCCGCGGCGGTGCGCACCTGGCCGGTCTCGGGCTTGATGAGCCCGGCGAGGTAGCCGATGACGGCGAGCACGAGGGCGTAGCGGCCCACGGCGTGGTCGGCGGGCGGCGCGATGTCGGCGAGCAGTCCAGCGGTGAAGCCGACGAGGGCGCCGCCGACGTGCCCGTAGACCATCGCGAGGGCGAGGACGACGAGGAGCGTCAGATCGGGTACGGCGCCGGGCAGATGGAGCCTGGCGAGCACGGTGACCTGGAAGACGAGGGCGGTCACCAGCAGCGAGGCGCAGAGCAGGACGCGGTTCACGTGCCTCATGCGGTCAGTTCACGTCCTCTCCGGCTGCGGGGCCCCCGGCGGCGGGATCGGCCGCCGGGTCCTCGCCGGCACCGGTACCGGCCCCGGCGTCCGCCTCGCCCTCGGCCGCGCCGCCGTCCGCCTCGCCCTCCCCGCCCGGGGGGACGGTGACGGTGACGGTGGGCGTCGGGGTGGCCTTCGGCGCGGGCGGCAGGACCGTGTCGCGCGGGTCGTCGCGGGGCGGCTGGACGACGACGCCGACGATGTCGAGCCGGGTAAAGGAGGCGTACGGCTCGACGTACACGGTGCGGGTGACGTCGCCGACCGGCTCGACCGACGAGACGACTCCTATCGGCACGCCCGGCACGAACGGCCGCGATTCGCTGGAGCCGAAGGTCACCAGCCGGTCGCCCTTCTCCACCTTCAGCTTGCCGTTGAGCAGTTCGACCTTCATGGGCCGGTCGCCCTGCCCGGTGGCGAAGCCCAGTTCGCTGGTCTTCTCCAGCCGGGTGCCGACGGTGAAGTCCGGGTCGTTGGCGAGCAGCACGGTGGCCGTGGACGGGCCGACGGTGGTGACGCGCCCGACGAGGCCGTCGCCGTTGAGTACGGTCATGTCCCGCTCCAGTCCGTCGCGGGAGCCGGCGTCGATGGTCACGGTCCAGGACAGGCCCTGGGCCGCTCCTATGGCGATGACCTGGGCCCCCTTGATGCCGTAGCGCCCGGCGCCCGCGGTGCCCAGGATCTTGTCCAGCTCGGCGGCGCGGGCGCGGTTGCGGTCGTCGCTGCCCAGTCGCTGCTTCAGCTCGGCGTTCTGC
The Streptomyces sp. CNQ-509 DNA segment above includes these coding regions:
- the mreC gene encoding rod shape-determining protein MreC — its product is MRDTRESRVLLLLLITISFALITVDIRGGDDSPLDATKRGAAAALGPVENGVATVVDPVGNAIEAVRESGERHDKIAELQRQNAELKQRLGSDDRNRARAAELDKILGTAGAGRYGIKGAQVIAIGAAQGLSWTVTIDAGSRDGLERDMTVLNGDGLVGRVTTVGPSTATVLLANDPDFTVGTRLEKTSELGFATGQGDRPMKVELLNGKLKVEKGDRLVTFGSSESRPFVPGVPIGVVSSVEPVGDVTRTVYVEPYASFTRLDIVGVVVQPPRDDPRDTVLPPAPKATPTPTVTVTVPPGGEGEADGGAAEGEADAGAGTGAGEDPAADPAAGGPAAGEDVN
- the mreD gene encoding rod shape-determining protein MreD; amino-acid sequence: MRHVNRVLLCASLLVTALVFQVTVLARLHLPGAVPDLTLLVVLALAMVYGHVGGALVGFTAGLLADIAPPADHAVGRYALVLAVIGYLAGLIKPETGQVRTAAGPMMVVGCAAVGSTLLYAGVGALVGEGSVRGVGLGSLVFTAAIYDLLLAPFTVPLVMALARKADRDTTAEAAETATGGSAAGDSSYRWLAGGTVSRTAVKRARSYGRGGIGRQRGNLFGPKSKAAKATRIKGVKRL
- the mrdA gene encoding penicillin-binding protein 2 codes for the protein MTNIPETGKSTRVTVRLVGIQVLVLSLLLTLGGRLWYLQIRNGDEYEAEAAGNHVQQVIEPAVRGSILDSRGEPLADNETRLVVSASRTDLMKMDDDGEAILTKLADVLGMDPKTVMERVRLCDAKTPKPCWNGSPYQPIPITDEATARQALQIRERAEEFPGITAEPSAVRRYGSPNDANTAQVLGYLSPVTDEEIADAEDSDNPLLRTDQIGRSGLERSYDSELRGQAGVTSYRVDKLGRVIGEADKQPGVPGSNLVTSIDSRVQALAEAELEKAMEKARTEFDDNTGTNYKADSGAMVVMEAATGRIVAMASNPSYDPNDWVGGIDSGTYKRLTGKKANYPLLNRAIQGQSAPGSIFKPIPTAAAVNAGYDFDGSYECSSDYSIGGQVFKNFESQSYGAIGLGRALEVSCDTVYYRLAHQEWQNDGGIKPKKKPDDWFYKTAHQFGLGAETGVDLPNEVPGRVPDRQWKKDYWRANKDAWCKQGKKDGDYAQRIAYENCREGMQMRAGDSVNYSIGQGDTLVTPIQMATMYAALANGGTLYKPTVGKAIVSADGKKVDMIEPEEHGKLPMDKETRAAMDNALAGVATRGTAAWRFGGWPQEKIPMHAKTGTAEVYGKQTTSWFATYTDEYAIVMTMSQGGTGSGASAPAVRAVYDALYGVGGKKKALLPEPEKKLPKISPDGRIEAR